In one Sphingobium indicum B90A genomic region, the following are encoded:
- a CDS encoding polyprenyl synthetase family protein, translated as MSGGSASPPATGLVAGRAAAVAADVDRLFDRLLAVPDDPRRRLYEAMRHAAMDGGKRLRPLLVQAASDLFNISRESALRVGVAVECIHVYSLVHDDLPAMDDDDMRRGKPTVHRAFDEATAILAGDCLHDLAFEILADEETHPDPFVRIELVKALAVASGTSGMAGGQMMDLEAEKASFDLPTVTRLQQLKTGALIAVCVDAAAIMARIPPEGRMRLHGYARDIGLAFQIADDLLDVEGDAVLAGKALGKDAAAGKETFVSLLGVERAREQARLLVGQAKAHLHGHGPGADLLRAIADYIVERDR; from the coding sequence ATGAGCGGGGGTTCCGCCTCGCCCCCCGCGACGGGCCTGGTGGCCGGCCGCGCGGCGGCCGTGGCGGCCGATGTCGACCGCCTGTTCGACCGGCTGCTGGCGGTCCCCGACGATCCGCGCCGCCGCTTGTACGAGGCGATGCGCCATGCCGCCATGGACGGCGGCAAGCGGCTGCGCCCGCTGCTGGTGCAGGCGGCCAGCGACCTGTTCAACATCTCGCGGGAGTCTGCGCTGCGGGTCGGCGTCGCGGTCGAATGCATCCATGTCTATTCGCTGGTGCATGACGATCTTCCGGCGATGGACGATGACGACATGCGCCGGGGCAAGCCGACCGTGCACAGGGCGTTCGACGAAGCGACGGCGATCCTGGCGGGCGATTGCCTGCACGACCTGGCGTTCGAGATATTGGCGGACGAGGAAACGCATCCCGACCCCTTCGTCCGGATCGAACTGGTGAAGGCGCTCGCCGTCGCCAGCGGCACCAGCGGCATGGCGGGTGGTCAGATGATGGACCTGGAGGCGGAGAAGGCCAGCTTCGACCTGCCCACAGTCACCCGGCTCCAGCAGTTGAAGACCGGCGCGCTGATCGCCGTCTGCGTCGATGCGGCGGCGATCATGGCCCGCATCCCGCCGGAGGGGCGGATGCGCCTGCACGGCTATGCCCGCGACATCGGCCTTGCCTTCCAGATCGCCGACGACCTGCTGGACGTGGAGGGGGACGCCGTTCTCGCCGGCAAGGCGCTGGGCAAGGACGCGGCGGCGGGGAAGGAAACCTTCGTCTCGCTGCTGGGGGTGGAGCGGGCGCGGGAGCAGGCTCGCCTGCTGGTGGGACAGGCCAAGGCGCATCTGCACGGGCACGGGCCGGGGGCGGACCTGCTGCGCGCCATCGCCGACTATATCGTGGAAAGGGATCGCTAG
- a CDS encoding exodeoxyribonuclease VII small subunit has translation MAQDSMTQQGDPSQMSFEDALRALESIVRRLESGDVPLDESISLYSQGEELRKRCMERLQAAEARIAKLTIDAGGAVTGAQPFGSD, from the coding sequence ATGGCGCAAGACAGCATGACACAACAGGGCGATCCGTCGCAGATGTCGTTCGAAGATGCGTTGCGCGCGCTCGAATCGATCGTCCGGCGGCTGGAGAGCGGGGACGTGCCGCTCGACGAATCCATCTCGCTCTATTCGCAGGGCGAGGAGCTGCGGAAACGCTGCATGGAACGGCTCCAGGCGGCCGAAGCGCGCATCGCCAAGCTGACGATCGACGCAGGCGGCGCCGTGACCGGCGCGCAGCCCTTCGGTTCGGACTGA